One window of Siniperca chuatsi isolate FFG_IHB_CAS linkage group LG15, ASM2008510v1, whole genome shotgun sequence genomic DNA carries:
- the fhl5 gene encoding four and a half LIM domains protein 5 gives MSTSERFDCHYCKDSLLGKKYIMKEDTQYCTKCYENLFANCCESCSLPIGCNCKDLSYKDRHWHEQCFKCAKCSRSLVEKAFAAKDDLLLCTECYAHDYSSKCTTCKKTVMPGSRKMEYKGNSWHETCFLCHRCQQPIGTKSFIPKDTGYFCVACFEKQFAYQCCACKKAITTGGVTYQDKPWHRECFLCIGCRKQLSGQRFTSRENYPYCLECFSNLYAKKCVGCTKPITSLAGAKYISFEERQWHSECFTCTQCSVSLVGRGFLTQRDNILCTDCGREK, from the exons aTGTCCACCAGCGAGCGTTTTGACTGCCATTACTGCAAAGACTCCCTGCTGGGGAAGAAGTACATAATGAAAGAGGACACTCAGTACTGCACTAAGTGCTATGAGAACCTGTTTGCTAACTGCTGTGAGAGCTGCTCTTTACCAATTGGCTGTAACTGCAAG GACTTGTCTTACAAGGATCGCCACTGGCACGAGCAGTGTTTCAAGTGTGCAAAGTGCAGCCGCTCTCTGGTGGAAAAGGCTTTTGCCGCCAAGGATGATTTGTTGCTCTGCACTGAATGCTACGCCCATGATTATTCCTCCAAGTGCACCACTTGCAAGAAAACCGTCATGCCAG GTTCCCGCAAAATGGAATACAAGGGGAACAGCTGGCATGAGACCTGCTTCCTGTGCCACCGCTGCCAGCAGCCAATAGGAACCAAGTCCTTTATCCCAAAAGACACTGGTTACTTCTGTGTGGCCTGCTTCGAGAAGCAGTTTGCCTACCAGTGCTGTGCTTGTAAGAAG GCCATCACAACAGGTGGAGTGACCTACCAAGACAAGCCCTGGCACCGCGAGTGTTTCCTGTGCATTGGCTGCAGAAAGCAGCTGTCAGGTCAGCGCTTCACCTCCAGGGAAAACTACCCTTACTGCCTCGAATGCTTCAGCAACCTGTATGCAAAGAAGTGCGTGGGTTGCACCAAGCCCATCACCA GTCTGGCAGGGGCCAAGTACATCTCTTTTGAGGAGCGCCAGTGGCACAGCGAGTGTTTCACTTGCACGCAGTGCTCTGTGTCACTGGTGGGCCGCGGCTTCCTCACCCAGCGCGACAACATCCTGTGCACCGACTGCGGCAGGGAGAAGTGA